The Alkalicoccobacillus plakortidis genome contains a region encoding:
- the radA gene encoding DNA repair protein RadA — MAKKKTKFVCQDCGYESAKWMGKCPGCQEWNTMVEEMEAVAKQSSRSYVTSSTTTTKPQPLSKVVGDREPRIDTTIQELNRVLGGGIVPGSLVLVGGDPGIGKSTLLLQLSAKLAAKNEKVLYISGEESIKQTKLRADRLGMISPELYVLAETDLQFIQHAIEEVEPSLVIIDSIQTVYQDDITSAPGSVAQVRECTAAFMKIAKTKGIAIFIVGHVTKQGSIAGPKLLEHMVDSVLYFEGERHHTYRILRAVKNRFGSTNEMGIFEMKEAGLEEVLNPSEIFLEERSQGASGSVVVASMEGTRPVLVELQALISPAGYGNPRRMATGMDHNRVSLLMAVLEKRVGLLLQNQDAYLKVAGGVKLDEPAIDLAIALSIASSFKDKPTQSMDAAIGEVGLTGEIRRVSRIDQRVNEAAKLGFKRVIIPEKNLGGWTVPPGIEVIGVPTLEKAIEVVLGG; from the coding sequence ATGGCGAAGAAAAAGACCAAGTTTGTATGCCAGGATTGTGGGTATGAATCGGCAAAATGGATGGGTAAGTGCCCTGGATGCCAGGAATGGAATACGATGGTGGAAGAGATGGAGGCAGTTGCTAAACAATCCAGCAGAAGTTATGTGACCTCTTCAACTACTACCACTAAACCTCAGCCGCTCTCCAAGGTTGTAGGAGACCGTGAGCCTCGTATTGATACAACCATTCAGGAGTTAAATCGAGTGCTTGGTGGAGGGATTGTACCGGGTTCTCTTGTTTTAGTTGGTGGGGATCCAGGTATAGGAAAATCAACGCTGCTTCTTCAGCTTTCTGCTAAACTTGCTGCGAAAAACGAGAAGGTGCTATATATATCCGGTGAGGAATCGATTAAACAAACGAAGCTACGGGCAGATCGATTAGGTATGATTTCACCAGAGTTATACGTACTTGCTGAGACAGATCTACAGTTTATCCAGCACGCTATTGAAGAAGTGGAGCCTTCATTAGTCATCATTGATTCTATTCAAACGGTATATCAAGATGATATCACCTCAGCACCAGGTAGTGTCGCACAGGTACGTGAGTGTACTGCGGCTTTTATGAAAATTGCCAAGACAAAAGGAATTGCTATTTTTATTGTTGGACATGTAACAAAACAAGGTTCAATTGCAGGACCCAAGCTACTTGAGCATATGGTAGACTCAGTCCTCTATTTTGAAGGGGAACGTCATCATACTTATCGTATTTTACGGGCTGTGAAAAACCGTTTTGGGTCAACAAATGAAATGGGAATCTTTGAAATGAAGGAAGCAGGATTAGAAGAAGTGTTAAATCCTTCAGAGATTTTCCTTGAAGAACGATCACAAGGGGCATCAGGGTCGGTTGTTGTAGCTTCGATGGAGGGCACAAGACCCGTGTTAGTAGAATTACAGGCGCTTATATCTCCTGCTGGTTATGGAAACCCTAGGCGTATGGCAACGGGTATGGATCACAACCGAGTATCCTTATTGATGGCGGTGCTTGAAAAACGTGTAGGATTGTTATTACAAAATCAAGATGCCTATCTAAAGGTTGCTGGTGGAGTGAAGCTAGATGAGCCGGCAATTGATTTAGCGATTGCGTTAAGTATCGCGTCAAGTTTTAAAGATAAACCAACACAATCAATGGATGCGGCGATTGGTGAGGTTGGGTTAACAGGTGAAATTCGCCGAGTGTCACGGATTGATCAACGAGTGAATGAAGCAGCTAAGCTAGGATTCAAACGTGTTATTATTCCGGAAAAAAATCTTGGAGGATGGACTGTACCGCCTGGCATTGAAGTCATAGGCGTGCCAACCTTGGAGAAGGCGATAGAAGTTGTTCTTGGGGGGTAG
- a CDS encoding PIN/TRAM domain-containing protein gives MMTWIVKIFLMVAGGALGFLFIPELIQLFTNDSIPAWIQNEFTGMAIGILLMYIVSMWLARYIVNVMKVLEERILKASLTDIMSGTLGLILGLVIGYLISSQIAQLQIPGVQNILPIFVTIILGYFGFQIGFKKRDELVQLFLVNRGGGKDKKADEQTESHKKLKILDTSVIIDGRIADICKTGFLEGTLVIPEFVLAELQHIADSSDALKRNRGRRGLDILNKIQKELPIDVEIYDGDFEDIQEVDSKLVKLAKISDGVVVTNDFNLNKVCELQGVAVLNINDLANAVKPVVLPGEKMNVQVIKDGKEHHQGVAYLDDGTMIVVEGGREFIGKQIDVVVTSVLQTSAGRMIFAKPKVYEKAL, from the coding sequence ATGATGACGTGGATCGTAAAAATATTTTTAATGGTAGCTGGCGGGGCTCTAGGCTTCTTATTTATTCCTGAACTTATCCAACTTTTTACTAATGATAGTATTCCCGCCTGGATACAGAATGAATTTACTGGTATGGCTATTGGGATTTTACTTATGTATATTGTATCAATGTGGTTGGCACGTTACATTGTAAATGTAATGAAAGTTCTTGAGGAACGAATTTTAAAAGCTTCGTTAACAGATATCATGTCAGGAACACTTGGATTAATTTTGGGTTTGGTTATAGGATATTTAATTAGTAGTCAAATCGCGCAACTGCAAATTCCAGGCGTGCAAAACATTTTACCTATCTTTGTGACAATCATTCTTGGTTATTTTGGTTTCCAAATTGGTTTTAAAAAACGGGACGAGCTTGTACAACTGTTTTTGGTTAATCGTGGCGGAGGAAAAGACAAGAAAGCTGATGAACAAACAGAATCACATAAAAAGCTCAAGATCCTTGATACTAGCGTGATTATTGATGGTCGGATTGCGGATATTTGTAAAACTGGTTTTCTTGAAGGTACGTTAGTTATACCAGAATTTGTTCTAGCGGAGCTTCAGCATATTGCGGATTCATCGGACGCGCTTAAACGAAATCGTGGAAGACGTGGACTGGATATTCTGAATAAAATTCAAAAAGAATTACCAATTGATGTTGAGATTTATGACGGTGACTTTGAGGACATTCAAGAGGTTGACAGTAAGCTTGTGAAGCTCGCAAAGATCTCAGATGGTGTTGTAGTCACAAATGATTTTAACTTAAACAAAGTATGTGAGCTGCAAGGCGTAGCTGTACTAAATATTAATGATTTAGCAAATGCCGTCAAACCAGTAGTCCTACCTGGAGAGAAAATGAATGTTCAGGTGATTAAGGATGGCAAGGAACACCATCAAGGCGTCGCGTATTTAGATGATGGCACGATGATCGTTGTAGAAGGCGGTCGAGAGTTTATCGGTAAACAAATTGATGTTGTTGTGACAAGTGTACTTCAAACAAGTGCAGGTCGAATGATTTTTGCGAAACCAAAGGTATATGAAAAAGCACTCTAA
- the gltX gene encoding glutamate--tRNA ligase, translating to MSSNVRVRFAPSPTGHLHIGGARSALFNYLFARNQGGKFILRIEDTDQARNVEQAKEKLLDSLKWLGMDWDESIDIGGEYGPYSSMERVDIYKEYVQTLLDEGKAYYCYMTSEELEAERAAQLARGEAPKYSGRDRDLTPEQRQAYENKGLKPVVRFRVPQGQVVKIEDSVRGDVSFETDGIGDFVISRTDGVPMYNFAVVIDDYLMKISHVIRAEEHLSNTPRQALVFEAFGWTKPRFAHASLILNPDRQKMSKRDESIIQFVEQYQELGYLPEALVNFLALLGWSPVGEEEIFTLDELSEQFSLERVSKAPAVFDTDKLAWMNNQYIQAAPLEKVIDLALPHLIKAGRLEEDLDETRKEWAGKLIGMYQEQLHYGAEIVELTELFFKQEIEYNEEAKAVLNEEQVPEVLNHFVSELDSLEDFSAPQIKAAIKATQKATGHKGKKLFMPIRVAATGQTHGPELPDTIELLGKATISARLSQAASLNG from the coding sequence ATGAGCAGCAACGTACGAGTACGATTTGCGCCAAGTCCAACGGGTCACCTTCACATCGGAGGCGCACGTTCGGCATTATTTAATTATTTGTTTGCACGTAATCAAGGAGGAAAATTCATCCTTCGTATTGAGGATACAGACCAAGCTCGTAATGTAGAACAGGCAAAAGAGAAGTTACTAGACAGCTTAAAATGGCTAGGAATGGATTGGGATGAAAGTATCGACATTGGTGGAGAATACGGACCTTACAGCAGTATGGAACGTGTTGATATCTACAAGGAATACGTTCAGACGCTACTTGATGAAGGAAAGGCGTACTACTGTTATATGACCTCAGAAGAGCTTGAAGCGGAGCGTGCTGCTCAATTAGCACGTGGTGAGGCACCTAAGTATAGTGGACGTGATCGTGACTTAACACCGGAACAGCGTCAGGCATACGAAAATAAGGGGCTTAAGCCAGTTGTTCGTTTCCGTGTTCCGCAAGGCCAAGTTGTGAAGATTGAAGACTCGGTCCGTGGAGATGTATCATTTGAAACAGATGGCATTGGTGACTTTGTTATCTCTCGTACAGACGGCGTTCCTATGTACAACTTTGCGGTTGTCATTGATGATTATTTGATGAAAATTTCGCATGTAATTCGTGCGGAAGAGCATCTATCTAATACTCCACGTCAGGCGTTGGTATTTGAAGCATTCGGTTGGACAAAGCCTAGATTTGCCCATGCTTCGCTTATCTTAAATCCAGACCGTCAAAAAATGAGTAAGCGTGATGAATCCATCATTCAGTTTGTAGAACAATACCAAGAGCTTGGTTACCTACCTGAAGCGCTTGTGAACTTCCTTGCGTTGCTCGGTTGGTCACCAGTAGGAGAAGAAGAGATTTTTACACTGGATGAATTATCTGAGCAGTTCAGCTTAGAACGTGTTTCAAAAGCTCCGGCTGTATTTGATACAGATAAGTTGGCATGGATGAATAACCAATACATTCAAGCCGCTCCTTTGGAAAAAGTCATTGATCTAGCTTTACCTCATTTAATTAAAGCTGGTCGTCTTGAAGAGGATCTAGACGAAACGCGCAAAGAGTGGGCAGGTAAGCTCATTGGGATGTATCAAGAACAGCTTCATTATGGCGCTGAAATCGTAGAGCTAACAGAACTGTTCTTTAAGCAGGAAATTGAGTATAATGAGGAAGCAAAGGCTGTATTAAATGAAGAGCAAGTGCCTGAGGTTCTGAATCACTTTGTTAGTGAGTTGGATTCTTTAGAGGATTTTTCAGCTCCACAAATTAAAGCTGCCATTAAAGCAACACAAAAAGCAACAGGACATAAAGGTAAGAAACTATTTATGCCAATACGTGTTGCTGCAACTGGACAAACGCATGGTCCTGAGTTGCCTGATACGATTGAATTATTGGGCAAAGCAACGATTTCTGCTCGTTTATCACAAGCAGCTTCATTAAACGGATAA
- a CDS encoding CtsR family transcriptional regulator, which produces MRNISDFIEQYLKSTLLKSGNELLEIKRSELAKRFECVPSQINYVISTRFTLEKGYIVESKRGGGGYIRIIKVETHEKVDLYDHLLHLIGPVIDQQTAETIVMRLFEEKAVTKREANLMVSVLDRSVLKVELPYRDQIRSNVLKAMINTLKYK; this is translated from the coding sequence ATGCGAAATATCTCTGATTTTATTGAGCAGTACTTAAAAAGTACTTTACTAAAAAGTGGTAATGAGCTACTAGAGATAAAGAGAAGTGAGTTAGCGAAGAGATTTGAATGCGTCCCCTCTCAAATAAATTATGTTATTAGTACTCGTTTTACCTTGGAAAAAGGTTATATTGTTGAAAGTAAACGTGGTGGCGGAGGTTACATTCGAATTATAAAAGTTGAGACTCATGAGAAGGTCGACCTATATGATCATCTACTCCACCTTATTGGACCAGTCATTGATCAACAGACAGCTGAAACGATTGTGATGCGGTTATTTGAAGAGAAGGCAGTAACAAAAAGAGAAGCGAATTTAATGGTAAGTGTTCTTGATCGCTCTGTACTAAAAGTAGAGCTACCTTATCGAGACCAAATTCGTTCAAATGTTTTAAAAGCAATGATTAATACTCTTAAATATAAGTAA
- a CDS encoding UvrB/UvrC motif-containing protein, whose translation MKCQECQQRQATLHFTKIINGEKTEIHLCETCAKEKGEHIPGSNTFSIHQLLSGLLHFEHPDIQGSEHKSAPKERTCESCQMTYSQFVEIGRFGCATCYETFDDKLDPVLRRVHSGNVRHHGKIPKRIGGGIKRQKEINALKSKIKEYIESEEFEKAAEVRDHIRSLEQKNKEQEEG comes from the coding sequence ATGAAGTGCCAAGAGTGTCAACAGCGGCAGGCTACCCTACACTTTACAAAGATTATTAATGGTGAAAAAACAGAGATACATCTTTGCGAAACGTGTGCAAAAGAGAAGGGTGAACATATTCCCGGATCTAATACATTTTCGATTCATCAGCTTTTATCAGGATTGTTGCATTTTGAGCATCCAGATATCCAGGGCAGCGAGCATAAATCGGCGCCTAAGGAAAGAACGTGTGAAAGTTGCCAGATGACGTACAGTCAATTTGTTGAAATAGGAAGGTTTGGCTGTGCGACTTGTTATGAAACCTTTGATGATAAGCTTGACCCAGTGCTGCGCCGTGTACATAGCGGAAATGTAAGGCACCATGGTAAAATTCCGAAACGAATTGGTGGAGGAATTAAACGTCAAAAAGAAATCAACGCACTCAAATCGAAAATTAAAGAATACATTGAAAGTGAAGAGTTTGAAAAAGCAGCTGAAGTACGAGATCATATTCGTTCATTAGAGCAAAAAAATAAAGAGCAAGAGGAGGGGTGA
- a CDS encoding protein arginine kinase: MTLERFIKDAISPWMKETGTDLDIVLSSRIRLARNLKDYAFPILSSLNQSKEVTDYTVDALTNAPNEQIGSIDTLYMEELKSNEKRVLVEKHLISPHLAEQSKHGAVLLNKDESLSIMINEEDHLRIQCLFTGSQLENGLDIAQSVDDWVEEHLTYAYDEKRGYLTSCPTNVGTGMRASVMMHLPALAMTQQINRILPAINQLGLVVRGIYGEGSEALGNLFQISNQITLGKSEQDIVDDLHGVVTQLIQRERNARQVLMQNSRLKLEDRIHRSYGILSHSRIIESKEATRRLSDVRLGIDLGLIEGLSGNILNELMILTQVGFLQQFAGDVLTAEQRDERRAALIRERLQIKD; encoded by the coding sequence ATGACACTTGAGCGTTTTATAAAAGATGCAATTAGTCCTTGGATGAAGGAAACAGGGACAGATTTAGATATTGTTCTAAGTAGCAGAATTCGATTGGCTAGAAACCTTAAGGATTATGCTTTTCCAATCCTCTCCTCTTTAAATCAGTCAAAAGAAGTGACAGATTATACTGTGGATGCACTAACAAATGCTCCAAATGAGCAAATTGGCTCGATAGATACTTTGTACATGGAAGAGTTAAAGTCTAATGAAAAACGAGTGTTAGTTGAAAAACACTTAATTAGTCCACACTTAGCTGAACAATCCAAACACGGGGCAGTGCTGTTAAATAAAGACGAATCACTAAGCATAATGATTAATGAAGAGGATCATCTGCGTATTCAGTGTTTATTTACAGGCTCACAATTGGAGAATGGCCTGGACATTGCACAATCTGTTGATGATTGGGTTGAGGAACACCTTACGTATGCATATGATGAAAAGCGTGGCTATTTAACGAGTTGTCCAACAAATGTAGGGACGGGAATGCGTGCCTCAGTGATGATGCATTTGCCAGCTCTTGCGATGACGCAGCAAATCAATCGAATTTTACCGGCAATTAATCAATTAGGTTTAGTTGTTAGAGGAATTTATGGCGAGGGTAGCGAAGCTTTAGGTAACCTCTTTCAAATCTCTAATCAAATTACACTGGGGAAATCTGAGCAGGATATCGTTGATGATCTTCATGGCGTTGTGACACAGCTGATTCAGAGAGAACGAAATGCGAGACAGGTGCTTATGCAGAACTCTCGATTAAAACTCGAGGATCGGATTCATCGTTCATATGGAATCTTGTCTCACAGTCGCATTATTGAGTCGAAGGAAGCAACACGAAGACTATCAGATGTTCGGCTAGGAATAGATTTAGGGTTAATTGAGGGATTATCAGGGAACATACTTAATGAGCTGATGATTTTGACTCAGGTTGGATTCTTACAGCAGTTTGCAGGAGATGTATTAACAGCAGAACAGCGAGACGAGCGTAGAGCCGCTTTGATTCGTGAAAGGCTTCAAATTAAGGATTAG